The Leopardus geoffroyi isolate Oge1 chromosome C3, O.geoffroyi_Oge1_pat1.0, whole genome shotgun sequence genomic interval TTTCTCTGGGGTGGAGCAGGGGGAGCACTGGAGGTGCAAATGGCACTTGGCAgctgtcccccaccctccccacctcttgGGCTCAGCAGCTGTGCCCCTCACAGCCCCAACTTTTGCCCCCAACCCCAGGGCCTGTCTTCAGGGCTCCTAGCCTCAAACAGTCAAGCCTACAAAGTCAGATGCGGACTGTGCATCTGACTCTCTGGGAGTCACTGCCATCACTTTATTAAATTCCAAGAAAACTGAATGGAGATCTGATCGCTACAAcaagcttaaaagaaaaactaaaactttcTCATGAACTGATGATAACTAATTGGAAAAGTTTCAATCATCCTGCAAAGGAAGTCAAGGGTGCTGTTATGAGAGCACAACAGAATCATCTCCTGTTCTAAGAAGTCATGCCAGAGAGCTAAGCAGCCCTGGGAGACTCGGCCCCAGCATTAGTGACACTTTCCAGCACTCACTTGGCCTCTCCTCCCTGAGAGCTGAGGTCTGCCCTggggccaggcagagggagcaccATACTGTATAAAGGCCACTCATCTTTAGCTGCCTGCTATGTTTTTGAGCGCTGGGATGCCTGGGCCCTGGATCCTCTCACCTGCACCTCTCACAGCCACGTGTTGAGTGGGATGTGGTCTGAGAGTTTCCCAAAGACGCTGCACATTTGACCCTGGCCCGTTGGGACTGTTGGAATTTTCAGTGGCGTTAGAATCACTCGTCTGATCTACTCTCCAGAAAACCTATCAAAAGGTAGATTATATACTATGTAAATCATTATACttctctctctacttttgtgaatatttaaaattttctataataaagttgaaaaaaattaaaagaatattaactGGCAGGGatatttcatttactcatttgtaCCTATTACATTTTGAATTAACATTTGACAAAAGTTTATTGAGCTTCTCTGTTACACACCAAGCACTGAGTGGCCTCATTAGATTCAGTACTGAAACTTTTGCCTCATGGCGGTGGCTCAGTTCTCTGTGGGTGAGGTCTGGGTATTTTTCACTTTGTTCAGGATATTGTCATGTGCAGCCAGAGTGGAGAATCACTGCCCCAAGGGTGTGATGGGGAAAACAGCACATGGGTGGACTTGGGTTCTGGCTCTCACCTCTGATAGCCATGTGATTTTGAGAACTTCACTTGTGTCTTTGGTTTTCAGGCTGGACTTTCTTCTGGAAAACGAGAGAATGGAACTTGACAGTCTCTGAGGTCCTTTCCATCACTCCTCAGCCTCGTGGTCTGAACCAAAAATAAGTCCCTTTCAACTCCAACATTCTGTGACTGTACAAGCTATTTTATGGTGAGAGGAACAAAGTGGAAACTTTCTGGGAGTCCCTGGAATCCACACTGATTAGGCTATcctccctttctctacatccacTCTTCTTATTCGTTGGCTGACCGCAATCTCAGAGTTAAACCGAGTTAACAGAAGACAGTGGCAACACCAAGGCCTGCTCCCGGCTGTAAAAGATGCATTAGTCCCAGTAATGGCCCATCACCCAGACCACTTCCTCCATCTAGACATTTATGGGACTGTGAATCAAGGGTTACCCAGGCAGACAGAAAGACCAGTGCCTGCTGGAGGACGAGTATGTCAAGAAGGGACCAGGCAACTCTGTGAAATGACAGCTCTGGTAATTAACTCAATGTGTTCTGAGTCCCAACCAAGAAGAGATCTCTGCAGACCAGGCACCCAGAGTTTACAGGGGAAAAATGCCCTTATCCACTTTCTTTTGCCCAGGTCATGGTGTGGCATAAGAGAGGTACATACTCCATTGTTCACTGGCCAGTAATAATGCAGGAAGGATTTTGATTTCACCCATCTGGCCAAAATGGAACATTATTAAGGGAAGAGatgttgttaaatatatattctaataaacaAACTTCATTTTTCATGATAGCTTATTCCTGAAAACACAATGTTCAAGTTGAATGTATGGAAACAGaacattcctttcttctttaattacAGTGACGCCTAGAAATCATtttgatttctccacatcttagTCTACTAGTTAGTAATGTACAAACCAACATTCAAATCCAAGGAAGGAAGTCCTTTTGTAAATGGTTAGGTTAAATTATTtgaggataggggcgcctgggtggctcagtcggttgagtgtccagcttcggctcatgtcaggatctcacagtttgtgagttcaagcccaccgtcaggctctgtgctgacagctcagagcctggagcctgctttggattctgtgtctccctctctctctgctcctcctccactcgtgctctgtctctctctctctctcaaagataaataaacattaaaaaaatttttttttaatatttgaggataaatcatgtcttttttaaattaagaatttttttttggtggaagaCTTTCAAAATCTTTATTATTACTTAAAGACTCAACTTTCAATTTATACAAGGTCAGTTTCCAATGGGGACCCACAAGTCATGTTCCCATTACTACATTGGGAAGATAGGGATAGAGGAAGTATGTACGTGAGTGGTGAGTTGGTGTTGAAGGGTTTTATATGCTCATCTACCAAAGAGAAGGCTAATAGGTGAAATGAAGAAGcagtatatgtttattatttagaaacatgGAGCTTGATAGCAAATAAATCTAATAATGAGTTTAAAAGGGTGATCTCTGTCCAGAAACACAATAAATCAAGTAAAAAGATCAACagcaaaatgggaaaaagaatttataatttaaatgtcaGACAAGGGTTCATTACCAAAGTATATAaagtttccaaaaaataaaataaaaaggccaaCAATCACAGAAAAATTCACTACAAATATCAATAAtcattagaaaaggaaataagaatggCTCCTGACAttaagatgttcagcatcactcataATATCaggcatgcaaattaaaactacactgagatattaTTCTTATCAGTTTGGCAAAACCCCATGATTTAGGAACACACTGTTGGCAAGACTATGGGGAAACAAGCACCACACCCCATACATTCCTAGTAGGAATGCAAGTTGATCCAATCCCTAGAGAGGAGAATTCGGCAATATATAGCAAAACTGTTCATGCAAACACCCTTTAACCCGGCAATCTCATTTCTAGAAACCTACCACAAAGATATATTGGCAAAACATGGCAAGAAACATATACAAGTCAATTTACCAAAGCACTGCTTGTAATAGCAAGACTGGATACAACCAAAATCCCCATCAAAGGGGCCTGGATAAGTACGATACATCTACAAATTGGAGTGACACGCAACTACAAAAAGGAAAGAGCAACAACTATGTTCTCCTATGAAGtgctattctctctacttttgtaaacggttacaattttttaataaagcctttaaaaacagaagaaactggggcgcctgggtggcgcagtcggttgagcgtccgacttcagccaggtcacgatctcgcggtccgtgagttcgagccccgcgtcgggctctgggctgatggctcagagcctggagcctgtttccgattctgtgtctccctctctctctgcccctcccccgttcatgctctgtctctctctgtcccaaaaataaataaatgttgaaaaaaaaaattaaaaaaaaataaaaataaaaataaaaacagaagaaactgatTACCTCTAGGGAGTTAAAAATAGAGCAATAGGGAGGAGGGGATTGCTTTTTCTCATAACAACCACTGTagaatcatttgattttttaatactATGTACATGCAAaactaagtatatttttaaaattaaaagtgaagaGAACGACATAAATACGATACTTAATGGGGAAATGTTAGAAGCATTCTCATTAAAGTCAGAAACTCAATGATGCCTGTTCTTCAACTTTGTAGTGGAGACTTAGCCATcacaataagacaagaaaaagaaataggagcaAATGGATggagaataaaagacaaagaatgatTGTTGTTTGTAGACAATATTAAATGcacagaaaatccaaagtaaTTTACTAACAATATGAGTATGTAACAAAATTGCTGAATATAAGAACAAGGTACAAAAATCAATATTGTTCCCATACACTGGCCATAACTAATTagaaaatgtgataaaacaaaattctgtatATAATGTCAACAGAAACTGTTAGgcttagaaaaagaaatctatcaAAAGATGGAACAAcacttatgaagaaaattataaaacattatttaaggacataaaaataaatctggttAAAATCATAAATGTGAATTCTCCCCAAATTACTCTTTAAACTCAATGCTTCCAACCAAAAGTTTAACAGAATTTTTTGGTGGAGCTAAACATAtcaatttcacaatttttttaaaagcttattcatttattattcctGAGAAAGAGATTGTgcatgcacacgagcagggggatgggcagagagcgaaaggaagacacagaatctgaaacaggcctcatgctctaagctgtcagcacagagcccacgcagggctccaacccacaaactgggagattgtgacctgagccgaagttggacgctcaaccgactgagccacccaggggtccccacAATGTTAAAATTgtgaaagatattttgaaaaaaaaaagaggaaatcttgTTTTCACCATATATTAGGGTTTATTATAAAGCCTCAATACCTAAAATAGTGAAATACTAGAGCAGGGATAGAaaataaaccaatggaacagaaaagagatcccagaaatagGCTCATACATATTTTGAACTTGATATATTATACAGGTGACAGTTAAGAAATGACGGACTACTCAGTAAATGAAGAATgactggggggcagggagatcctgggtggctcagtcagttaagtgactgacttcggctcaggtcatgatcttgtggttcatgggttggagccccgaatcaggctctgtactgacagctcggagcctggagcctgcttccaattctgtgtctccctctctctctgaccctcccctgcttgccttctttctttctctttttctctctctctcaaagataagtaaaacattaaaaaataataataaataaatgaagaaattggttcaccatgtggagaaaaaaatgaacttagatTCTTACCtgaacatacacaaaaatattctgGGTAgcttaaagacctaaatgtgaaaataaatataaaacatgttaGAAAGAAATATTGTGGGGATATCTCTGTTCTCAAGATAGGGAACACAGACAGAAAAGCAGAAGTGATAAAAGAAAGTACTGATGACACTGAAATTTAGATTTTCTGTGTCACAAATGActccataaataaagttaaaagataaGTGGCAGATTAGAGAACTATAGCTGTGACATATCACAAAACATAAAAGTTCACATCAGAATGTGTAAAGGAGCCcttcaaatcagtaagaaaaataaccTCATCAAAAattgtgcaggggcgcctgggtggctcagtgggttgagcgtccgacttcggctcaggtcatgatctcgtggtccgtgagttcgagccccgcatcaggctctgtgctgacagctcagagccttcttcggattctgtgtctccttctctctctgcccctcccctgctcatgctctgtctctctctctgtcaaaactaaataaacattaaaaaaatttttttttaattgtgcagAGGATATGAATAATTCTCAGAAGAGGaaacccaaacaacaaataaatatagGCAAAGATGCCCAAAATAACTAgagatcagaaaaagaaaaaataaaatcacaatgagatgctGTTGCACACCAGTCGAtgggtgaaaatgaaaacagctgaCACACTTGACTGTGAGGATGTTGAGAAAGTCAAGTGCAGCTGGTGTGAGAATAAATCGGTACAACAAATTTAGAGATAAAAGTTAGGATATGGTCCTATCTGATTGAAAATTCATACATTGTATGACCCAAGAATATTTAATACCCAGCATATACTTCTGGCTGTACACCCCAGAAAACTCTCACACATGAACACAAGGAGGCATTCATAAGAATATTCAttgtagcatttaaaaaaaacggGAAAAAAAGGAGCTGGAAATCAATTGTAAAAATAGGGTTTGGGATAAATGTGTTATGTTCTTGTACTTGAATACGATGCGGCATATAAACTGAATGAATTAGATCTATCCTACATACCGTCAAGGACGGATatcaaaaataaagcagaatttaaaaagcaagttctGGAGTGGTATTTCGAGTATGATGTCATTTACGCaatatgtagtattttaaaaacatgtttaactatatatatagtttttttttaacatttatttatttttgagaaagagagagagagacagagggcgagtggtgaggggcagagagagagggagacacagaatccgtcgcaggctccaggccctgagctgtccgcacagagcccgacagcagggctggaactcaccagctgcgagatcaccacctgagctgaagtcagacgctcaaccgactgagccacccaggcacctctaaatatatataattttaatggcTATATCAAGAAATAAATGGGAGCAAGAAAATGGAGACCAGCTAGACAGCCCCTTAGAGAAATTCTGCTGTGAAGGacaagagattgctacagctggaGTGTCTGGGGAGGgttatgttgtttgttttttctttttcacggGCAACTCTAGAGATTGCCTGCAGATAGGAATGAGCCAGTAGAGACTTGAACTTATCATTCATAGAGAGCAAGAAATCCCTGAGAAGGCGGAGCCTGGGCTGAGGTGCACAAGACTATGCTACAGTATTTGGGGGCAGAAATCGTGTGAACCGTGGCAGTGGGATGGAGTGGAGATGAATTCTAGGTGTCTAGGAGATCATCCCTTCAAAAGGCGATGGTAACTGTGTGGGCGGGTATGTGGGTGACGCCAAAAAGTGGCATGTGGTTTCATTAGAAGGTGAGAGAAGGGGGCCTCCGAGGAATCATGGACCGCGCGCTAAGGGTGTtgtcactcctttttttttttttttttttaagtttatttatttattttgagagagagggcagcgtgagagggggaggagcagagagagagagagagagagagagagagagagagggagagcagactgcactgacagcacagggtgAGTCTGAGACAGCGCAGGATCTCGAAgtcctgagatcgtgacctgagcccaaaccaagagtagGAGGCgcacgcactgagccacccaggcgcccctgctgttgTCACCCCTAATGAAGTTCTAATCTGCTCAGGAGACTGTCCCAATAATCCACCTCGTTTAGCTATCTGTCCCCGGAGCGCCGGTGCCGCTCACATACCGGGTGTTAGTCAAGTCTGCTCTCGGAAGGGCGCACTGCGCGGGCCTAGTCCTGCCTCTCCTGTCTGCCGGTTCTGCGACCTTCCAGAGCAGCCCCTGTCACTTCTCTGGGCCGGTTTCCAGCCCCACAGGGTGGTTAAGTGCGTTCGTTGTTTTGCCGATGAAACACTGCGCGGGGGCGGCGGGTTAAGACGTCTCCTGCGGGATTCCTACGAGGGCCGCTCCGACCCAGCGCCCCGGGCTCCCAGGTCCAGCCCCTTCCGCTCCGCACCTCGGTCGGATCTCCACCACCGCTCCCTCTCCACGCCCGGCCTcgttttttcttcctccctgagGACCCATGTCTTCCACCAGTGGCTGTGGCCAGAGGTCGCTACCAAGGGTTCGAGGGCTCCCTCTGGGGGCGCCACCTCGCCCATCTGGCCACCCCTGCAGATTCTGGACCCTTCGCGAACTAACAGGGACCCCGGAGCAGGGGGCATGCCCAACAGCGCTGCCAGCCTTAGGGGccccgcgtgtgtgtgtgtgtgtggggggggggggtcaccacCCCCCACTCTTCGCGTGCGCACCTGTTTGGAGAGATGGTCCGACGGTTCCAGGGTGAGAGCGCAGAAGAGGTTGTCTGGCCAGCGGGTGAGCGCTTGCTTGCGTCTTCTGCTTCTCTGGCTCCCTGTCCCTGGTCCACTGCCCccgctgtccccccccccccattcctctccaccactcccccccaccccgcctctcgGTCCTCCTGTGGGCTGCGTGCTGGGGAGCCTCACTCCGCCCTTCTCTGCGGGAACCAACCGGCGCGCCCGGGGCGCAGGGCTCCTGCTGCGAGCCCATAAAACCCGGCTCCCGGCGCTGCGCTCCCGCTGCCTCTGGTCGCTGCTTCCGGGGGCTGGCGCTGGCTTGGCAGGGTCATCCAGCACGCGACGCTGATGGCGTGGACCTCACCTCCAAGCAAGTTTAAGGACATCCGCTTTCCACTTCCAGAAAAGTTGGGAGAAAGTGACTTTGGGGTGGATTGGGAAGTGGTAGCAGCTCCCCAGGCTTCTTTCCCTTCCAGAAGCCTCACCTTGCACAGCCCCATCCATTCTTCTTTTCCTGACACCCTGTCTCCCTgagcccttctctctcttctcctaggTCTCCCCTCCACATCGTCGATCAGCCTCTTCTCCgtccttgtctctttctctctcctcccctctatcCCGAACCTCGAACCTCGTAACTATTGCTATTTTCACCATCTTCCTGCCatcccccttctcttctctccccaccccgtTTCAGCCATCAAACGTCTCCATTAGCCTCCACACCATCCGTaggtccttccctctccctcctcccctcccctccccccacccccagcacactcAACCATGGATTCTGGGCCTGCCTGGGCTGCTAACCCCACTCCCGGGGGCACCTTCTCCGTCCCCAATGCCACCACACCCTGGATGGGCCGGGATGAGGAGCTGGCCAAGGTGGAGATCGGAGTCCTGGCGGGGGTCCTGGTGCTGGCGACAGGGGGCAATCTGACTGTGCTGCTGACCCTGGGCCAGCCAGGCCGCAAGCGCTCCCGCATGCATCTGTTTGTTCTGCACCTAGCCGCGACTGACCTGGGTGTGGCCCTGTTTCAGGTGCTGCCCCAGCTGCTGTGGGACATCACCTACCGTTTCCAGGGCCCTGACCTCCTCTGCCGGGCCGTCAAGTATCTGCAGGTGCTCAGCATGTTCGCCTCCACCTACATGCTACTGGCCATGACGCTGGACCGCTACCTGGCTGTTTGTCACCCCCTGCGCAGCCTCCAGCAGCCCAGCCAGTCCACTTACCCTCTCATCGCCGCTCCCTGGCTGCTGGCTGCCGTCCTCAGCCTGCCTCAGATCTTCATCTTTTCTTTGCGGGAGGTGATCCAGGGCACAGGGGTGCTGGACTGCTGGGCAGACTTCCGCTTCCCTTGGGGGCCTCGGGTCTATATCACCTGGACCACCCTGGCCATCTTTGTCCTGCCTGTGGTCATGCTCACGGCCTGCTACAGCCTCATCTACCACGAGATCTGTAAGAACCTCAAAGTCAAGACGCAGGCCCGCAAGGTggaaggaaggggctggaggaCTTGGGACAGGATGTCGCCTTCTGTCCCAGCTGCCGCCACACGGGGCCTGCCATCCCGGGTCAGCAGCATCAGTACCATCTCGAGGGCTAAGATCCGAACCGTGAAGATGACTTTCGTCATTGTGCTGGCCTACATTGCCTGCTGGGCACCCTTCTTCAGCGTCCAGATGTGGTCCGTGTGGGACAAAGATGCCCCTGACGAAGGCAAGTGTGTGTCCATGTGGGACGCATGAGTggaaaggagcagggaagggagaaagcaGGGCAACGAGAGGGTTATAAGGCCTTCCGGGCCAGGCAGGTAACAGATGAGTGAAGCAATTATGAAAGGGGTGGGGGTGTCCCTGTTTCATGTGAGAAGCTACAACTCCTGACCAGCCTCCTGATGCTGTGTGAGTATCTTTTATGTAAAATCTCCATACTTTCCAATTTGGGCAcctaatttaaacatttaaaaataacatgtggCCTTAATGAAGCATGACTGTTGGCAGTTTTGGTCAACCAACTCCCAGTTTCATACATGAGCATTAGCATCATAGAATGACCGAGTTGGAAAGAATTTTCAAATTGTCCAGGATGACAATCTGTGACCCATGAGCTGTGTTTGTCGGTGCTCTTCCCTTTCAAGGCTGGACAAGACTTTAAACTCCTTCCCAACAACCACTTCTAATTAATTAGCATGTTGGCACATGACAACTCTGAAATTTCAAGCCTGAAATTTTAACCCCTTCATTTTGCTAATGGgagagagaggctcagagagaaaatgtgacttgcccaaggccacacagctagggaGTGGCAAAGTGAGGGGTAGAACCCAGGCCTGctgtgtctttgtctttttcctttaccCTACGCCCTGTTCATAATCCTGGCTCTGGAAGTGGTGAAGAGAGGGGACTTCCTCCTCtaggtgaaaaacaaaatgggacCCACCATGAAGACCATGTTCCAATTGGCACATGGGAAGCCGTGCTGTTGTCTTTTTTCTGGGGGGAGGTCGATGGCAGCCTCCTGAGCTTTAGATACTGCCAGATGGTCCAGCTATCTGGGGATGAGTGTGTACTCAGGAAGGTAGGGCTGTGTCTGGGCAGCCTAAATGTTGAAGAGTAGTGTTCCTCCTCTCCTAAGAAGAGTGCGGCATGGGGACACGTGCAAGTCAACCCATCTGGGTATTTGTGGCTGGGGTGACTGTGTGTTCTCCAGTGCACGTCTTGTGCATAGCCTGGGATGTATATTGGGTACAGCATGTGACTGCCCTAGGGAGGCCCTGTGCACAGGTTTTGGAAGCTGGAAGCTTCCTGAGAGTTTGCTGACCAGCAGATCCAGGCTACCAATTCCTACCAGCCCTTAGGGAGTGGTTCCCCCTTCCcttgtgcttttgtttctaaCCTCATTTTGCTCATCCTGGGACACTCTCAAGCCAAATATACTTTGCTTTTCTGGAGAGATTCAATAAGGGCCAGGCTGTTCATGAAATTAACACGACCCTGCAAGAGAATTGTGAGAATGATATCAAACTATTATGGTCCCATTTTATCCCTTCTTTTGGACATCCATTTGGACAAGAGGCTCTTTGCAAATTACCCTTTAAGCAATGAATGTATTGATTCTAACCAACTGTAGAGACCTCCCTGCTCTACTCAACAcacagaatagaaggagagagggcTTCCTAGTGCCAAGCACATTCAGTCCTTGGTGCTTAGTGGTGGCCTTCTCTGCTGTATGTCTGAGTAATCCGAGACTCGCAGAGGGGAAAACACTGGTCCAAAGTGCCACTGCTAGTAAGAGGTGGGGCCAGGACCTGAGTCAAGGTCTTCATAGGTCAAGCATTATCCATGACATGGCTTTACTCTCAGTCCAGCTTAGCTAATGacgcagggtggggggcagggcataGTCAGTTGCCCCTTTATCAAGGAACCTACAAGAGGATGCAGACCCTGCCACCCAGCCAGTGCAGGCTTCCCTGCTTGCCTGCTGTGTCACTATGATCACAAGCCTGTCCCTCAGTACACGTCCCTCACCTGTGTACCAAGGGCCTCTCTGAGCCAAGAGAACAGAGACAAAGTGTTACCTTACAGACAATATGCTCTCTCAGAAAAGTGGAAGCCCTTTGGGG includes:
- the AVPR1B gene encoding vasopressin V1b receptor, coding for MDSGPAWAANPTPGGTFSVPNATTPWMGRDEELAKVEIGVLAGVLVLATGGNLTVLLTLGQPGRKRSRMHLFVLHLAATDLGVALFQVLPQLLWDITYRFQGPDLLCRAVKYLQVLSMFASTYMLLAMTLDRYLAVCHPLRSLQQPSQSTYPLIAAPWLLAAVLSLPQIFIFSLREVIQGTGVLDCWADFRFPWGPRVYITWTTLAIFVLPVVMLTACYSLIYHEICKNLKVKTQARKVEGRGWRTWDRMSPSVPAAATRGLPSRVSSISTISRAKIRTVKMTFVIVLAYIACWAPFFSVQMWSVWDKDAPDEDSTNVAFTISMLLGNLSSCCNPWVSMGFNSHLRPWPLCHPDCCRGPRPRPRRQLSSLSLSSRHTTLLTCSSGLPALTLSPRLGGGPGTEGSLKDSAQVDGEASTETGVF